Part of the Leptodactylus fuscus isolate aLepFus1 chromosome 6, aLepFus1.hap2, whole genome shotgun sequence genome, ACAAGAAAAACGGAAAGGAATACTCCAAATACATATCACAAATTACAAACTTTTATTAATGAATATACATAAGAATAGTGATAAAAGTCAAAATACCATCGGACAAGGGGGAAGAGCCGAGTGTACTGGAGGTGAATAAAATGATAGGCAAGTATATAAATAAATTCACAGATTGTGATGTATGCTCAATTCCCACAACATACGTTTCACTGAAGGAGGATAGACAGTCCACCATGGGAATAAACTGTTataataaaacatcacttttattgTTTACCATTAAAAAGACgccaaaaaaagttaaaaacgtCCACCACCACACTAAACATTCACTTATAGTGAGAGAAATATTTAAGAAGAGAAGCCCTACCAGGGAACTACTCAGTCTATCACCTATGGCTACCTCCCTATTGATGTAGTTCCTGAGTGGTCATACCATAAAGCAATGTCCCAACGGGATCCGTATAACTGCTCCACGGCAGACCCTCCACCCCTCCGAGGCTACTggcctatgaccagccacaatattaatgtatagaatctcccataaaatagtgcagaaaaaaacaacatttaaataaataaataaaagttctaaacccctcctttccctagaatacatacaaaagtagaaaatgactgtgaaacacaaacacattaggtctccctgtgtctgaaagtgcccggtctactgaatatagggtctgcagtgctcctgttccgttggaaaggggttaataggagcactgcagataccctatattcagccaggctgaattccacgtgggggaaaaaaaacccagtcctcaatctcagggaaggggcagacagacaaccaaaacaccccctccccttccccatcatccagcatctactgcacccaaaaactccgaccattttcatttttgaaattttccagtagctgctgcatttccccccttggcttatactcgagtcaataagttttcccagttttttgtggtaaaattaggggcctcggcttatattcgagtcggcttatactcgagtatattcggTAGTTTTGGGAGTGCCATGTGATTGCCTCAACATTTTGATAGGCACTTTAAATGAAGGGAAATCTTTCTTAGCATTAAGTGGTAAACGGCCTTGATGTGTCATTTTCCCATAAGTAGACCAGCGAGGTGTGAGACTGGAAATTATGCTGTTCTATGATCTCAAATGAAATTGTACTTTGCGCTGAACTCTGGTTCCCATTTTTTAAATGGCCTGCATTATGTCTAAAGTGATGTCAACTCCATAATTATGTTTTCATACATAATGAAACATCACAATATTAGAAACATTCTTAACAAGGATGTCAGTTTTATCGAGGATTCCAGCAAAAATTAAATATCACTTGCTCTTTCCCCCACTGATTTATTGTGTCTCCGAATGCCTCATCGGGATTAAAGCGCTATAAGATATGATTGCCTGTACATAATTCAGTCTGCCGTCTCGCTGCTTAACTAAAGCTAACTTTGAACACAGTGTTGcgattgatatattttttttacataatacatTTTTTCCACAGTTTTCTAATTAAAGAACGGGTTGAAATATCACCAAGGGACCCATTTAAAGTTGCTTTTATGTGACTAATGCACAAAATAGTGTGAATAAAATGACTTTTGTTTAATTTTTCTTTCTGTAATAATGAAAAGCTAGATATTTCTCTTCTGTGTATGATAAATGTGACTGTTCTGACAAAACGTAAAATATGTTACCGCTTTTTATCGGGGATGGTCTGCTTTAGATTACATATTCAAAAATGCTATTGTTTTATAGAATTGCTAAGGTAGGTAGCAAACATACGAGAAATCCCAAAAGCGGGTACTGGCAGCATGTGGTCATAGTGGAACTTGCCTTACATATATTCACATTTTGTATCTGCGCATTGGGACAAACCATTGTAAGCAGTATAGAGGCTACAGTAATTGTCCTCTGCCCCTCCAAAGAGTTAATCAACAGAAGCTGAGAGTCGGACCACCTGTTGATCTGATTTCAGTGGCCAATGCTCCCAACCTTCCCAATACACATGGCTAGCCAAGGGCATAGAGCGAGGTGTAGGAGACATCTACAGCTGCTTATTTTCCTTAACCTcaaaggatcgggcatgttgaaattcaacatggccAACCCTTCTTTTCCCTAGTGTTAGGGAAACAATTGGAATGACAACATAGGAGGGTTATCCATGTCTTTCAGTCTTCAGCCAACATTCATTTTGTGTAGTCACCTTTATACACTCCACATTAAAATTGCACCATCACTGGCGCACCAATATTCCCGAGCTGATGGATGAGACGTTCCAGGATATTTTGGAATCCCCCCTGTATGTTTCACCCTCGGCCAATAACAAGCTGATCCAAATATTTATTCTACATCAATGTTACTTGACCCCAGCCCGTCTTTACAAGATGGGTCGACTGCCGAGCCCTAGCTGCCTTAGATGTTCGCATCCCCGGgcagatttttggcacatggtGTGGAGTTGCTCGGTTATACATAACTTTTGGTGAGGGGTGGTAGACCTCCTCACAGATGTCCTAAATTGCCCTGTCCTGTTTTCTCCCGAAGTTTGTTTGTTCGGTGTACTGGACGAGGAGATGTGGCAGCACCATACCTGTGTTTTTCTTAGGGAGTGTTTATTTTACGCCAGAAAGGCCATCGCCTTGCGGTGGATGGCCCCGCGATCCCCGTCTGTGTCCCAATGGAGGAAGTTGGTTAATTCCATCCTCCCGTTTAACCAGATCATATGCAAAGGTAAGGGCTGCCCCCAGAAATTCATCAAGGTTTGGGGAGCGTGGTGTGATTCTCCTCTTACCCAGTACTCTGCCCCCTCGATGCGCTCAGCTCTGGGCGCCTTTGAGTCCTGAGTGGGTGATTTGTTGAATGGAGTTGTGATTCTGTCGGGTTGGATCTCTGTGTGACTATTGACGCCAAGGTGTTTTGCTCTTGTCTTCCCTCTTCTGTGCGATATGGTCGAGCGTGCGTTGGAATGGCGCTGTGGCGGATCTCTGTTTGTTTGCTACCCTTTTTTACTGTTCCATTATTTTCGCTCTGAATAATGTATTCTCCTGATTGTATTGTTTCACTTGTTACACCTTCTTCAAtaaaagagtttaaaaaaaaaattgcaccatcACACCAAGAAAGAAAAATCTTGGAATTATTTAATTCACATCCTGGTCTCCTCTTCCAAAGGGTGGTCAttcagtcctggttcacatctgtgtctggtattcctttcggggagtccgcttggggaccgctgaacggaataccgaacgcattgacacaCGGTGAGCACTAAAAGCACACGAACCtcctcctctccgcatgacttatgcagacaccgcgcggaaaacacatagaccccattatagtctatggggtccacgtgctttCATAGGCTCACCGCTTGTCGATgtcttcagtattccgttcaggactCCCCGAGcgtaataccgaacgcagatgtaaaccagacctcacttcattttgttaattgacaagtaATCTAGTAAAGCTTgtgtttttttaaagtattttactttgcagcatttcctgcctgaaacttttgcacagcaataTATATTTTAGAATTTCTATGTATTTTTAACAGAAAATTGACATAGTTGAAAAGGTAAATCTGACCCACTGTTTCTAAATCTAGAGTTTATTACGAGCTATTGTTCCCAAGCAACAGCTTCTTGCATTTAAAAGCCTTTGTCATAGTAGTGGTTGCATTTTATGTGCTCCAGTATGGATTTCTGTCTAATTTATGTTGCTAATATATTTGTGTTtattaaaatatgtatttttattttttttatttttttttgtttctagctGAATATGGATTTTCCGAAAGAGATCTTGAGAGCATAAGAAGCAATTTATTGTCCATTGATGGTATCAGAACCCTTAAAGATTCACTCAGCGAAAAATCTGCAAATGTCAGAGATATGTTACTATTTAATAAAGACGTTTCTGAAGATGTGACTAATCAAAGCGCACGTGTAAAACTTGATGAGAATGTGAAGAACATGAAACTCAAGGAGCTCAATGCCAATATGGagatagaaaggcaacagaacAGTCAAAGTCAgactttgaaaattgcaattgatTACCAATTCGATAAAGATGACTCTCTCTCTGAAAACGTGGGTAGCACTCAGGGTAGTTCGGCGTATGCCTCATGTGCGGTGTCAAGGCAGCGGGTGAATAAGAGTATTAGAAAAGTCAAAGAATGGTTCCAGAAGACGGATGAACTCCTGAAGGATTCTCCTATGGATGATGAGTTGATGCCTGATGTCTGTGGCTTGGAAGATCAGGATGCTTCTGACAAAGGTTCCAGTGTGTCTGATGAGACAGAAATTATGGCTGTTTCTCATCGTCATGACGTGGCAGAGGCTTTCGAGAAGAGTATTCTTAGTGTTGAGGATAAGATATTTGGCAGAGTGTACAAAAGAGAGAGAAAGGCAAATCCAGGGGGTAAAGTGACGTGTGTAGCAGAAGTCCATGCGGATGGGGTTGTAGAGCCCTTAAAAGTAAAGGAGGTCTCCAAACCAGCTAGCTTAAAGCCAAAAAGAAGTACTGGTCTCCAACCTGAACACTTCATTAAGAAGGTCGAGGAAAAGGAGCAGAGTACAGTTAGTATTGCTGGTGGTCCTGTGGTTGTGGATGATTTTGGTCTAGATGTGGGAAGCAGTCAGCTGAAGCCATCAGGTTCTGTATTTTTGGATGCTGATAACATAGAAGTGATAGGTCAAGATTTGGAACCTTCTTCAGATGCCCAGTCAAATGCAAAGCCAACGAAGCAAAGGAAGTCTTTGAAAAGGAAGTCTGAGAAGACCCAACCTACACGGTTGATGCAGTCTCTCCAGTTGACTAAAGCAGCAGATGCAGACTCAAGCCATCAGCAAAGTCCTACTCATTTATCGGAAGTAAAAATTGACAGCTTTCCAAGCAGCACTGAACCAGAGCTCGAAACCCACCAAAAAAATGTTCGACGGAGTAGGAGATTAAATTTGATAAAAGAAAATGATTTTCCAAACACTGCTTCAGTTACCAACGGGAAAGACAATAGGAGTGGGGGACCACAAATTGAAGATCCACCAAATAACATCTCCACCATTACCAACTACGAAGAACCAGATTTGCATGCCACTTTGGCAGAAGATCTTGGACCCCAAATGAATGACAAGTCACCAATTGTAGGCCAGAACCTGACTGTTGCAGAAAATGGACATTCACACATGGTCTGTGATTCTGTCCATGTGACAGATATGTGCAACGAATCCTCTCCTACACCAGAGCAGAATGGAGCACCTGTGGTAAATGCAGAGGAAATGGAAGACTCTGACCTTGACACTCAATTCCTGTTGAAGACATTCAAAAGAGCCAAGAGGATGTCCTTTCAACTAGATTCAGTTGCTGAAACTGCTGATAAGGAAAATTGTGACCCAAAGGTAGCCTCCGATATTGGAACCAACTTACAAAACGGACAACAGGATCCAAATCTTAAAGGCATAACGTCTACTCTTTGTAAACCCAATGAGGACGTTCAATGTGAAAGCCAAGGCAAGAATGCTCAAGAATACAAGCATGAACACTCCAGGAATTTGAGATCCAAAAAAAAGAATAGATTATCTTCTGAAAACACTGTCAAGCGTTCAGCTGGGAACACAGATAACCTAAGAGAAGATACCACTATAACCAATGGCCATCTGAATGATACTAAAGACCTTGAGTTCCTCAAAAATTGCAATTATGGTAAAAATGCTGCTCTAAGTAAAAGTGAGGGACCTCCATTGCTTTCAGAAACTGAATCGATGTCTCTGTTCCCTGTAGTTACTCATCAAAATCCTGCTTCAGCCAGGCGAGGAGACACTAGAAGTGGGATCGGTCAAGGAGAAAATGAACAGGCGAGGACCGATTGTTATCAGAAGTGCAGTTTTGATGAAGAGCAAGTAAATCAAATTACTTCTTCTAATAGTTCTCAAGGGTCAATGACAGGGAAACTACTAGGCCGTTCacaatctcaaaatggcagtccTCACAAAAGTCATGAAGTTTACGCCGATACGCCTGATGGATTGTTGGGCAGTGTTGACAGAGAAGATACAAACTGCGGTACTGCAGCTGAAAAGTCATTTGTCTTTGGAGATGGCAAGGAGTCAAAATTGGTTGACCATTCTGTGTCTCCTGTCATCCCATCACAAGTTGTAAGAAAGCGAAAACGTAGAGCTCAAAAGTTAGAATCTTCCGAAGAAGAATCTAGTGGAGATGAGGAGTTGCCATGTTTGAATGCGTTTTTTGGTAAAGCGTCAACAGTTGTCGACTCGAAAAATGGTTCTGCTGGTTCTTCACCCAAAGAGCAAGGTGGTGGTGTCTTGGCAATGTTCAGTAGCTGCAGCACTAGTGGCAAAACGCAAACTAGCTTCAATCTACCGTGTGAGGCTTTGGTCTGTAGCCAGGAATCTCAGTGTTCTGTGAACCTATTCTCTTCCCAGTCAAACACATCTGATCAATCCATTAATGGAGCCATTGACCGCAACCAGCAGAGGACTCGGGAGAGTAGTCCAAAAAGATCAAGAATGGGAGCGATCTACAATGATGAAGAATTGTTGGAGAATGATGAAGATATGGCAAATGTTGAGATTGATTGTGAAGAAGATGGCCAAGAACATAACTTGGGTAAGAACCGATTTCATTTTTTAGTTTGGATTGCACTTTGGCATGTGGGATATTTTTTTGTAGTCTATCTTCAGAGTTACAATTGCCCGCTATTTACCTCTGATATTGGGATGACACGTCTTACTCATTGGACACAAAGTCTGCGCAGCACTTATATAGACATTTTAATTTGTATAATATACCGTTACAATCTCTGAAGTTGTGCAAGGTTGGCCGACTGTGCAATGTGTATGGGGCTGTCCATCTTCCCCAATGGTAGAGGAAACAAGGATCAGGCGGTTGTATTTTTTAAATACCTGATCTCTTACGCCTCCTTACACTTGGAATACATGTTCTGCTGAGGATGGAGAAATCTAGACGGATAGTTGTTAGCCAAACTTGGTTTTATCCAATGTCTATCTAAAGTGTAAGGTCACCCTCACTTTCTTTTCTTGGAGCTCCACAATACTCTTACTGATCATGCAACAATTTGTCTGGGGGACCAGCATTTACGTACACGTAAGCATACTACATGTAGCGCTCACCAGAAGTTCTGTATGCTATAGCATGGACTGTGTTTATGGGCTTGTTTTGGGCTCTACCTACCTTGGAGTGTTCATAATATACTTAGTATAACCTACTCCAGATGCCTCTAGAAATGACTATAGAAAAGATATGCCAGTTTTCAGACATTGAGCACTCCTGGAATGAGCATTACGGTTTCCATCACGTCAGAAATTTCACGTTGTATGGTAGATAATATATTTGCAAGAGAGTTGGATAAAGTGAAATGTCTCGGAGATGGccacccaaaattgcatgaaaaactGGTCGTCTTAAAGAAATTGGGTAGTATGGACTTCAACAGCTCAATTCTTTTGTTCTTTGGGAGAGCCCTCTGCTAGAGGATTCCTTCTCTCTCTCAGtatcccctatatgtcagctgcCGTCCTCCATATGAGTATTTTAGGCAGTGTTGACTCATGAGTGTTTGCACGGAGCTGCTTCTTCATCAGTGAGGGCTCACTTACAAGATAGCCTTCCATTCGTGAAACACTGGCCGTGTTCCAGCCACGTTCCCTggactgaccatggtcatgtgactagaaaCAATAGTTATGATGCATTACACCCAAACAACGGAAGTGCTCCGGTCTTGATATGACATGAAGCTGTGCGCCAAGTACAGAGGTGCTCCGGCCCGTCCGGAGCTCACTGACTGATAACGATGTATAAATGCAGCTGCCGCATACATAACCATGTTCCACCTCTGATACATAGTCTGGTTTGACCCCAAGCCACTGAGGGGGCAGTTTATTCGGTAACCAATTGCTAAGGCTGCCCATACACAATAAGGGTTTGCATCAACTTTTGAGACCGTGCTAAAGGCATATTCCAGTAACAGTTATCTCCTTTCCGTAGAATAAGGGGTAACTTGGTGATTGGTAGAGGATAGACTGCTACACCCCCAATATTCACAACAACTAAAGTGTTTTGCACGCCaatttgaatggagtggcagctCAGGTTAGgtgccattcatttcagtggagaCCACCGGAGATCCCTGAGCTCTCTCCAACAGAACcgtggaaatgaatggagcagtattTACAATGCCCGAGCTCTAGCTGTGTATTCGTGGACGATGAGCAATCCCGCTGTCGGTactggaataccactttaatggctactaactcccccccccccccccttttttttaaaaaaaaaatacttgactCCTGGTTTTAAACTCAAAACTGTATCAAAGCCCGTTGCAGAATCTGATTATTAAAGGGAATCCTGAAATGAACCCGAGGTCTTCACTATATCTGTGCTGGATGATGCTGGATGATGCCGGACGCTTTCAGAACTCTTCTCCAATTTATATTACCACCCACTGTATTATAACTACTCAGACATGGTGCTACAATGGAAAATGAGAGGGGCATGTCTAAAACCCCATAGTATAACAACATAATGGTGGTTTAGGATCCTAAAACCTAGCGACGGGATCAACCCCCCCAGAgattgggcagcacggtggctcagtggttagcactgcatccttgcagtgctggagtcctgggttcgaatcctgccaagggcaacatctgcaaagaatttgtatgttctcctcgtgtttccgtggatttcctcccatagggaagaattgagattgtgagccctatatgctcTATGATCCCAAGATTCTGATGTTGTAACCAGCAACTGTATGTAATTGTCTTCTCAGGAGAAGTCTCTGGATGTGAGAGCGAGGCCAGTCACACAGGGGACTCTTCTGGACTATCCTCTCAGTGCGAAATCCTCAGTACACAGGTATGTCCCAAACCTTATACTAAAAACCCATTATCTGCAGATCACTGAATAATGCATAAAACTAGAATTTATCCCAATTTTTTCCCCGTAAATACTGTGTCCTATATTACTGATCCTTGTATCATGGTGGAAACATTTCACTCCTACCTACACTAGTGGGCTAGTATCAGTCATCCCGGAAGGTGACGCTGATGAATGTGTCGCCAGCAGGTGGAAGCCATTGGCGAGGTCTGAGAGGAGTAATTGCGTCTTCACACATTGCAATTTTCCGTGCAGTAACAGCAGTTCTCCACATGGTGGCAGTATTGCCTCAGCCGATCCATTGCTGAATACTAACAGCACGTTCAATCAGTCTCCTCTGTCATTGTCGTAAATACattctgtgcttttttttttccccccgaaaAGCTTTCTTGACGCAGTAAATTATGTGCATTCAGCGGAGTATGTTTGAGTGCAATTTGTAAACTTTTGTTGATGTTTTAAAGCCATTTCCTGGAGAGCTTTATTTTTGATTTGATGAGCACAATATACAAATAAGAGATTTCTACAAGGTCCAGGCAATTTCTAGAAGAAATGAGCCCGATGAAAATGGCAAGGGTTCCTCAATTCAAAGAACGGAGGAGAACAAATCTACTTATTGTTCGATTGTGTTTATTGCATTGTTTGGTCTTCGACATAATTGCGCCGTCTGCATAAGACAGGCGCACTCCGTCATGTCTTTTTATAGCCCATACATTTTGGCGCACATTGCACTTGAAGGCTGCAAGCTGTAGATGACGTCAAAGCCCACATATAGCGTATTCTGTATTAGACAGGCCGTGCGTTATTCATTCCTTCTACGTTCTGATGTCATCGCTGCAGTGGTTTACTGCATTTGGGTGGCATGACAAGTCCTGGCAAATATCCAGTAAGTTTTAGTAAATTTTTTTAATAAGGGAAATGTGCTTGCTCGTAATGTATACAGCTATAATAATAGCCTAGTAATTAGGAGACTTTGCAGCACGAGGGAAATTGTTGTTAAGGGGGCTCGGGTGCTGACAGTCTCCTTTCATGTGGTAATGAGACAATTCTTGCCTGAGAGTCATCACATTTTAATATTAGGCAAAGCATTTTCAGTATACAACCTCCCATCCCTGATTGACTACATTATTCCAGAATATGTTCAGTTTACACGCAGCCCGGCTCTGTTTGTAAAGGATTTCCATATTCCATAAGCTTAGCATAgcctatcaatatcagatcattgcCGGCTGACTACCGATATCCTCACCAATcagcagattaaaggggttgtcctattaagcaaagttatcccctatccccgGGATAGGAAGTAAGTGTCTCATTACTGGGGTCCGACTGCTGGGTCCTCcagcgatcaggagaatgggggactcAAAGTCTGCCATGGTGGCTCCTTGTCTATAAAGCATAGAGTGGGCTGCATGACCAGCGcttcattcactgctatggggccacTGACACTGGTGTAGTTTACAGCCCTGGCAGCTCCAATGGCGCATCATCACACAAGCGCACCTGCGCTCTATTCACAAGGAGTAGGCAATGGAGGAACAAAAGCCCCCACTTTTATTCCTCCATTGTCTTGATTTCTGGTGGATTCATCGGTCTTACTTCCAGCAATTTGTCACTTATCGTCTATCCAAATAATATGAGATAAGTGTTATTAAACACCCCAATAGATCgggtattctcatctcaaggatGCGATCTATACTGCTATTTATGTCAATTtaaaagttttcctaaatatattgcttttaaaaaatgttgctttgtttgcctgctatgtgagattTTTCCTCCCATCATCTGATTTTTAGGTAGGATGATATGGCTCACTGCTCTCTGGCatggaggggggctgagttctcttGGTTATACTCTCTTTCAGagcgataggtcatcagtatgttatCTGACACTTGGACacgtcacagatcagctgtagcagtagcctctgagagctAGAACCTCgtgcagcaccgctcctattcaagtaatagaaggcAGCAGTTCTGTCCTCTGCATAGTGGCGGTTCCAGGGATTGCCTAATTGAATAGTAGCTGGGCTGCCCGTCCtctagcagcttctggcacccgTAAGTTTctgcaacagctgatcggtgcgggGTCTGGGTTTGGGACCTCCGCATATCACATACTGACGACCTATCCCGTGAACAAGGATTATAATATATATCTCCTTCGGTCTCACACACATCCAATTCTGAGTGCAGTATTCCTTTGTGTTTTTGGCTAAAAACTGAATTTGATAACAGTGGAGGGTAGAACcatgaaagaattttttttacaggtggaatttttttttttaacgttacTGAATAAAAACTATAAATATttgttttgaattaaaaaaaaaaaactataaatatttgcaaaaattatcATTTTCCCCAAAGTGCGTATGGTTGCCAGTGCTAAGCCTTGTTCTTTGTCTCTGGAATGTGAATGTTGTTCCAGTCTGTGAGTCACGGCTCTATGTGACGGTGCAGattttctgtgtctttttttttcttttgtgtcctTTCTACAATCCTGTTACTAAAGGAGAATGGTCTGTACAGCAGAGATTGAACTGTGTctgactttttgttttttttttcaccactttCTGTAAATTTTTACCATGTGTATAATGTTACTTAGTTTTCAGATTGTGCTCAAATATGATGAAGGCCGTTCAGGTCCCAGTAGGGCAAGCTTAAAAGGCTTGTCTGCCCGGTGCATCCTTTATTACGCTGGTTGCCTGTCACTTACATCCCAGCATCCTCCTGGTTCCCGATGAACACGTTTAGTGAGTTCacattccttttaaaggggttatccatttaaaaaaaaaaattgggccaaataacaggatgcatcaatacaaaacacttcctaatatttaTGCCGTTTAAATACGGCATGGATTGTTGGATTTATTAGTCTATTAACCACAGCTGTGATAATTTGTTTGagagctcactacccctccctctgAGCAGTTCAGCCAGAAAATTAAACATCACAACAGCACGTGATTTTCTTGTCCTTTGAAGCTACTCCGATATGTGGAGGAGAGCGTTGCTGCATGGGCTGAAGAAGAGAgacctaatactgacacagtagATGCAATGAAGACTCAATGGTGTGATCTTCTATTGTAGTTAATTTCTGAAGATACATACCAATATAGTAGAGTAGATGGGTAACATAGATAGTAAAATTATCAaaagctatttaaaaaaaaaaaaaataacataaaaaacttcATAAGTGTTCCAGATTACCTAACTTTTTATATAAGGTATATTTAGATTTACTGTAAATTGAGTGTTGAAAATTGAGCCTTGGGTAGATTTACCAATATGATCTAAGCTTTGGTCTCCTGTCCTCCTGGGCCCTCAGGGATCAGAcacttgcccctgtcctgtggatgcgGAATAAGTGTCAATAAGACATCACCCATTTAAAGGGGTGTCCAGGAATTGCAGTCTACCACCACTGTCTGGTCCTGCAGCACCCCAGGGCTTGTTCTGTGAAAGTCCTTGCCGCATGTGAcccctgaggccaatcaggggTCTAGGGATAGAAATTGGGATGTTTTCTGTGACAagtgagtttttattttttactttccttAGAAATAAAAATGCAATTCCTGAAAGTTTATACCACCAATGAGTTAGCATCCTTTGTACCAGAAATGTGACTCCTCCTAAGCTGTCTCCCTTTTTTTTGCCAAGCCAAATCCTTTCCCATTTGCATTTTATGGGATGAAGTAAAGAAGCAAATGCTTTGAACAGATTTAATATCGTGAACAGCAAGTAGGAAAGTCTATTGCTGCAAATTACTTAAGTCATCCGGTTTCTAACAGCTTAttaaccccccacacacacagatcTCCTGTACCCCAACCACACAGCTCTCTGTGCTGTGTATATGAGCCGCACTGCTTACTCTCCGTACAAATTGTAGGAGCAAACGTATGTACTGCAAtgtctttaaaaaaattatacccCATTCCATAGACAATTAGTATGCGGGAGGCCCGTAAAGGGGGTAGTGTACTATGTGGGgctgtatattgtgtgggggccagtaattgggactgtatactgtgtgggggccagcaaTGGGGGGGGATgtgctgtgtggggaccagtaaaggggccactatactGTGTCGGTTCCAGTAGTTGGGGCtgtgtactgtgtgggtgccagtgatggggtcagtgtgctaggtGGGTGCCACAAAAAAgggatatatactgtgtgggagctagtAAAGGGGAGACTATACTGCTTGCAGGGCTAATAaaagggcactatactgtgtggtggccaatagaaagggagtagagatgagcgagtactgttcggatcagccgatccgaacagcacgctcgcatagaaatgaatggacgtagccggcatgcagggggttaagcgcgccggctacgtccaagcagaagtaccaggtgcttccattcatttctatggagcgtgctgttcggatcggctgatccgaacagtactctctcatctctaaaagggagttatactgtatgtgggccagtaaagggggcgagGAAGTGTTATAATGTGTGTGGTGGGAAATAGAGTCAAAAGTTTGCCGTGGGGCCCAGTCTTTCCCAGTTTGGTCCTGGAACAATCCTTCAGAATTGTCATAACGCCGTTACGTCCCTTGCATCGTACAATATATTCCAGACTTGTTGTGGGGCGTTGCAGGTTCAATTCAGTACAATAATTAAGTTGGCTGTGGTCCG contains:
- the BRCA1 gene encoding breast cancer type 1 susceptibility protein, with product MTCATVDVEDVHNVLSVMQKNLECPICLDLMKEPVATRCDHIFCRFCMLQLLSKKKKGRAQCPLCKKEVTKRSLQDSPRFKLLVDGLLKIINAFELDSGYKFFPSQDYASTVTANLKEALKKDEQPVVKSTGYRNRIKRGVANEGRNEDRLSLLETSTDIQLACDVDTWTCKQPKHRKKGTKQLITDFVSDSSEDDLFKKAGILGSDVEEPYMPCEPSVSLETEKKEDWVLASDGNDHVSSKLESEDVAASDLAEYGFSERDLESIRSNLLSIDGIRTLKDSLSEKSANVRDMLLFNKDVSEDVTNQSARVKLDENVKNMKLKELNANMEIERQQNSQSQTLKIAIDYQFDKDDSLSENVGSTQGSSAYASCAVSRQRVNKSIRKVKEWFQKTDELLKDSPMDDELMPDVCGLEDQDASDKGSSVSDETEIMAVSHRHDVAEAFEKSILSVEDKIFGRVYKRERKANPGGKVTCVAEVHADGVVEPLKVKEVSKPASLKPKRSTGLQPEHFIKKVEEKEQSTVSIAGGPVVVDDFGLDVGSSQLKPSGSVFLDADNIEVIGQDLEPSSDAQSNAKPTKQRKSLKRKSEKTQPTRLMQSLQLTKAADADSSHQQSPTHLSEVKIDSFPSSTEPELETHQKNVRRSRRLNLIKENDFPNTASVTNGKDNRSGGPQIEDPPNNISTITNYEEPDLHATLAEDLGPQMNDKSPIVGQNLTVAENGHSHMVCDSVHVTDMCNESSPTPEQNGAPVVNAEEMEDSDLDTQFLLKTFKRAKRMSFQLDSVAETADKENCDPKVASDIGTNLQNGQQDPNLKGITSTLCKPNEDVQCESQGKNAQEYKHEHSRNLRSKKKNRLSSENTVKRSAGNTDNLREDTTITNGHLNDTKDLEFLKNCNYGKNAALSKSEGPPLLSETESMSLFPVVTHQNPASARRGDTRSGIGQGENEQARTDCYQKCSFDEEQVNQITSSNSSQGSMTGKLLGRSQSQNGSPHKSHEVYADTPDGLLGSVDREDTNCGTAAEKSFVFGDGKESKLVDHSVSPVIPSQVVRKRKRRAQKLESSEEESSGDEELPCLNAFFGKASTVVDSKNGSAGSSPKEQGGGVLAMFSSCSTSGKTQTSFNLPCEALVCSQESQCSVNLFSSQSNTSDQSINGAIDRNQQRTRESSPKRSRMGAIYNDEELLENDEDMANVEIDCEEDGQEHNLGEVSGCESEASHTGDSSGLSSQCEILSTQQREAMRNNLEKLQREMAALEAVLEQHGSRSPTSGRERGATAEHVTIRPQEAQEEQADYDAYRSPDAIPETGDQSGQDGVSGLQSIEKPTPNGCRSRSPTPPLSLKESSRKETPDKIRAAFNVFKELKECTLTDDESVDKTGEDGLHTQEPDNCTPTTTNLKHSESPKRSLRSKSQAVNGHNTLRRGSARQSSELKEILHPPAHSSNTRRSLSPTFKSPLRSQVAPSIKSPVVSSKRNYSFVSSGLSQSEVILVQKFARKTQSAFSSQMTESTTHVIMKTDEHLVCERTLKYFLGIAGRKWVVSYEWIVQSFREGRILDEYDFEVKGDVINGRNHRGPRRSRLGSDGLLLAEFEVCCLGSFKDMTRDDLEWMVSLCGASVAHHPSQFAHKSGTTSLMVVQPDNETDYAAIRKKFRCLVVTREWVLDSVSSYKLQAFDSYLV